From the genome of Nitrosopumilus sp., one region includes:
- a CDS encoding phosphoribosylformylglycinamidine cyclo-ligase, which yields MALTYKKAGVDISKIKQSQREIGKLIASTHNLQKKAKMTHGFGHYAGIVEIPGGKLLATHTDGVGTKVVIANMMKKYDTIGVDCIAMNVNDIICIGATPISFVDYIAANKNDQKIFKQIVKGLVTGAKKSAVPIVGGETAIMPDVIEGKGFAFDLAGMVVGLLDKKDMILGNKIKTGDVIIGVNSSGIHSNGYSLARKALLTKYSVKDKVKGVGIIGDALLKPTQIYTNPVLEIVQKCKIKGLAHITGGSFTKLLRLKKIGYEVDSLPKIPPIMGLIEEQGVKSEEMYKTFNMGVGFCVIASKNQVAQIKSIFKKHKVSSQEIGQIISKKGVFVNSIKIA from the coding sequence ATGGCTCTAACTTATAAAAAAGCAGGAGTAGACATTTCTAAAATTAAACAGAGCCAAAGAGAGATCGGCAAATTAATTGCATCAACGCATAATCTTCAGAAAAAAGCAAAGATGACGCACGGGTTTGGACACTATGCAGGAATTGTTGAAATTCCAGGTGGAAAGCTTTTGGCCACACATACAGACGGAGTAGGAACCAAGGTAGTCATTGCAAACATGATGAAAAAATATGACACCATAGGTGTTGATTGCATTGCAATGAATGTCAATGACATAATCTGTATAGGTGCAACACCAATATCATTTGTAGACTATATTGCTGCAAACAAAAATGATCAAAAAATATTCAAACAGATTGTAAAAGGGCTAGTAACAGGTGCAAAAAAATCAGCAGTACCAATTGTAGGAGGAGAGACGGCCATAATGCCAGATGTGATAGAAGGCAAAGGATTTGCATTCGACTTGGCAGGGATGGTAGTAGGATTATTAGATAAAAAAGACATGATCCTTGGAAATAAAATAAAGACAGGAGACGTGATAATCGGGGTAAACAGTTCAGGCATTCATTCAAACGGATACTCACTTGCAAGAAAAGCACTATTGACGAAGTATTCTGTAAAAGACAAAGTCAAAGGAGTAGGAATAATAGGAGATGCGCTACTAAAACCAACTCAAATATACACAAATCCAGTCCTGGAAATAGTTCAAAAGTGCAAGATCAAAGGTTTGGCCCATATCACAGGAGGCTCATTTACGAAATTATTAAGACTTAAAAAAATAGGCTATGAGGTAGACTCACTTCCAAAAATACCGCCCATTATGGGATTAATAGAGGAGCAAGGAGTGAAATCAGAAGAAATGTACAAGACGTTTAACATGGGAGTTGGATTTTGCGTAATAGCATCAAAAAATCAAGTGGCACAGATCAAATCAATATTCAAAAAACACAAAGTTTCAAGTCAAGAAATAGGACAAATTATTTCTAAAAAGGGAGTTTTTGTAAATTCCATAAAGATTGCGTGA
- a CDS encoding proteasome assembly chaperone family protein, with amino-acid sequence MKKEFPEAEVFETKQRELKNPIIFAGFVGAGLVGPLAINHIITELEMEEIAVMRSKYLPPSTVFMRGRLRHPFRFYANKEGTVCTIICEITLRMDGLYTLVSSILDWAAQKGSKEIVILDGVASTEHDDKAYCAAEEDLIRTMADKDISMIPQGFITGIPGGILNECLVRKIQGLTLLAKANKEAPDSSAAATLIEALNRFYDMEIDASDLKKDQDKIHSEFSELSQKYSEHREEISGMYM; translated from the coding sequence TAAACAAAGAGAACTAAAGAATCCTATAATTTTTGCAGGATTTGTAGGTGCCGGTTTAGTAGGCCCTCTTGCAATTAATCATATTATTACAGAATTAGAGATGGAGGAAATAGCAGTCATGAGATCAAAATACCTTCCACCATCAACGGTGTTTATGAGAGGCAGACTACGCCACCCATTCAGATTTTATGCAAACAAAGAAGGAACAGTTTGCACGATAATTTGCGAAATAACATTGCGAATGGATGGACTGTACACCCTAGTATCATCAATTCTGGATTGGGCAGCACAGAAAGGCTCCAAAGAAATAGTGATTTTGGACGGGGTGGCAAGCACGGAGCATGATGACAAGGCATATTGCGCAGCTGAAGAAGATCTGATAAGAACAATGGCAGACAAAGACATCAGCATGATCCCTCAAGGATTCATCACGGGAATTCCAGGAGGCATACTAAACGAATGCCTAGTAAGAAAAATTCAAGGACTTACACTGTTGGCAAAGGCAAACAAAGAAGCACCAGATTCTTCTGCAGCAGCTACCCTGATTGAGGCGCTAAACAGATTCTATGACATGGAAATAGATGCATCGGATCTTAAAAAAGATCAAGACAAAATTCACTCAGAATTCAGCGAACTATCTCAAAAGTATTCAGAACACAGAGAAGAGATATCTGGAATGTACATGTGA